A window of Nonomuraea angiospora genomic DNA:
GGGGCGGCCCGCCGTAGACCCGCGAGCACCCCTCCGATCAAGGCCAGCGTGCTGAACACGGTGAGCATGTGGCTCGGGCTCCACAACACCGAGTCGCGGCCGAAGACCTCGTGCCACCAGGCGTCCGCAGGTGCGGAGGCCAGCGTGACCAGGCCGCCGATGCCCGCGATGAGCAGAGGAGGCTGCCTCAGCACCGCGATCAGTGACCGCGCCCGCCACAGCGCGCGCAGGCCCCACCCCGCGACCACCGAACCGACGACCGCCACCGAGCCGTACAGCAGCAGATGCGGAGGAATCAGTGCGTCGTCCCTGCCGATGTCGGTGTGCCAGGCGTCGTCCCAATAGGTGGCGAACAGTGAGACGAGGCCGGCCATCACAACGATGGCGGCCGCAGCGGGAGCGAGCGGCAGACGCTGTGGTGCTGTGTTCTCGGACATGGTGGCAGCTTGACTGCTCCGTCCCCTCGGCCGCTTGTACGCAGCGGCTGCCTTCACTCCCAGCGCAGACCGCGCGCCGCCGCAGAAGGCGGAAGACCGAACATGGCATGTGTGACGCGGGTCAGATGGGAACTGTCGGTGAAGCCGGCCAGATGAGCCGCCTCAGTCAGCGAACCGCCCGCTTGGACTGCCTCCATGGCCGCGCGCAAGCGGGCCCAGCGTACGTACGCGGTGAACGGCAACCCCAGCCGCTCGCTGAACAGGTGCCTCAACCTGCTGGGCGACAGGCCGACCTGGGCCGCCACATCCGCCAGGCGCAGCGGCCCCGCAGTGCCCTGGTCCACCAGGTCCACCGCCCGTCGCAGGGAGGGATCCGGGTCAGCGGCAGGGGGTGAGGTCAGCAGCGTGAGCGCCGTTTCCGGAAACTCCTCATCGAGGGGAACGGACAAGAGGAGAGCGGCCTTGCTCTCCCAGCCGGCCATCGGGTCCTGGGCGGACACGCCGGTGCCACGACTTGCCGGGTCCAGATAGATCGCGGCGCCGAAGGCGCTCTCGGCGCGCACGGCGTGCTGGACACCAGGCGATATCGCCGCCGTCGCGACGTTCCGCTCGCCTCCGCTCTCGTCCGTCACGATGACGCGTCCCGAGCCGACCACGAGCAGTTGTACGGCGGCGTGCGTGTGAGCGTGGGCGGATCCGAGCTTGCCGACGAAGACCAACGCGCCGGGTCGCAGACGCACGGTTCCCGTCCAAGACCCCGCATCGCGCATGCCTACTAGTATACGTAGTAGGTAATCTCCCGCGTCGCTACGCGCAGGGGAACTTCGCCGTTGATCACGGCGGACTTCCCGGTCGATCCGGCTGGCGCCGCCGTCCACCACGCCAGGTGCTCAGCCTGATCCCCGCGCTCGTGGGCGACGCCAAGGACCACGGCGTCGCAGAAGACGGACGTCAGCGCACGCGCCCGACCTCAGACCCACGCGCGACGTCGCACGAATTACTACGAACAATAGGAGATGCACTTATCCTGAACGCATGAAGCGAGCAGGTAGTAGATCAGCGTTAGGTGGCGGCGGCTCCTGGGTAGCGCGTACGCCTGCCTGAGTGAGGACAACATCACGGAGCCGGCCAAGTGCACCCGCAGCAACCTCGACTGTGCGGACATCTGCGAGACCACCGCCCGGGTGCTGGCACGGCACACCGGCTATGACGCGAACATCACCCGCGCCATCCTCGAAGCGTGCGCTCAGGTGTGCAAGGCGTGTGGTGATGAGTGCGAGCGGCACAGCATGCACGCCCACTGCCCCGTGTGCGCCCAGGCATGCCGCGGCAGGCGCCAGACCCTGGCCACCCAGCCGGTCTACGGTCTTCGTGGAAGGGGCTCTCAGAGGCTGTCGTCGCCCGTCTCGGGGAGGGCGAGCAGGCAGAGGAGGCTCAGCAGGGCCATCGCCGAGACGTACGCGCCGACGCCCATCACGCCCACCCCGCCGGCCTGCAGGCTGGCGGCGACCAGCGGCGGCACCGCGCCGCCGAGCACCCCGCCCAGGCTGTAGGCCACCGAGGCGCCGCTGTAGCGGTACTGGGTCTTGAAGAGCTCCGGCAGGTACGCGCCCATCGGCCCGAAGACCAGCCCCATCAGGCCGAGCGCCCCCGCCAGCGCCACGCCCACCAGGAACACGGACCTGGTCTCCATCAGCGGGAACATCACCAGCCCCCACACGACGGCCACGCCCGTCCCGGCGAGCAGGGTGCGGCGGCGGCCCAGCCGGTCGGAGACCATCGCGGAGACCACCGTGCCCGCGGCCATGAACACGACCCCGGCCATGGTCAGGCCGAGCATGGTGGTCTTCGGGATCTTGAGCGCGGTGGTGCCGTACGCCAGGCAGTAGGTGGTGGCGGTGTAGAAGAGCGTGTAGGCGACGGTCATGGCGCCGGCGCCGAGGAGCACGCGCCGCCACTGGTGCCGCAGGAGGCCGGCGATCGGCACCTTGGCGATCCGGTGCTGGTCCATGGCCGCCTGGAAGACCGGCGTCTCGGAGATCTTGAGGCGTACGTACAGGCCGACGATCACCAGCAGCAGGCTGGCCACGAACGGCAGCCGCCACCCCCACGCCCCGAACTGCGCGTCGCTGAGCGTCTCCCCCAGCACGAGGAACAGCCCGTTCGCCACGATGAACCCGGCCGACGGGCCGAGCTGCGGGAACATCGCGTAGAGCCCGCGCCGGCCGGGCGGCGCGTGCTCGGTGGCCAGCAGCGCCGCGCCGCCCCATTCGCCCCCGAGCCCGATGCCCTGCGTGAACCTCAGCAGCACCAGCAGCACGGGCGCGATCACGCCGATGGCCGCGTAGCCGGGCAGCAGCCCGATGGCGACCGTGGAGAGCCCCATCACCAGCAGCGACACCACGAGCATGGACTTGCGGCCGACCCGGTCGCCCCAGTGCCCGAACAGGGCCGAGCCGAGCGGGCGCGACAGGAACGCCACCGCGAAGGTCGAGAACGCCGCCAGGTTGCCCGCCACCGGGTCCATGCCGGGGAAGAACGCGGTGTTGAGCACCAGGGCCGCCGCGGTGCCGTAAATGTAGAAATCATAGAATTCGATCGCCGTGCCGATGAGGCTGGCGGCCGCGATCCTTGACCGGCTGGGTGCGGCGACCTGGGGGGACGTTGTCATATTTGTCTCACTATGCGATATAGCGTCTTGTGAAGCGACACGAAGAAGCTACCACCTGCGAAAAGGCACCTCCGAAAGGAACGGGTTTGGCTGTCGATCTTGTCATCTTCGACTGTGACGGAGTGCTCGTGGACAGCGAGCCGATCTCCGTACGCGTGGGCACGGCGGCGCTGCGCCGCCTGGGCTGGTCGATCGACGAGACGGAGTACATCGAGCGGTTCGTGGGCTGCACGAACGACTACTGGGAAGAGCAGGTGGGCGAGACGCCGCCGGGCTGGCGCGACCAGCTCAGAGCCGAGTACACGGCGGCGGTCAGGGCCGAGCTGCGCGCCATCCGAGGCATCGAGGAGGCGCTCGACCGGCTCACCGTCCCGAGCTGCGTGGCCTCGAACGGCCGGCACACCGTGATCCGCCACAGCCTCGAGCTCGTGGGGCTGGCCGGGCGGTTCGACGGGCGGGTGTTCAGCGCCGAGGACGTCGCCAGGGGCAAGCCGGAGCCGGACCTGTTCCTGCACGCGGCGGCCACGCTGGGGGCCGAGCCTGAGCGGTGCGTGGTGGTGGAGGACAGCCCGTTCGGGGTGACTGCGGCGATGCGCGCGGGCATGCGCTGCCTGGCCTTCGCCGGCGGCCTCATCCCCCCGGACCGCCTCGCCGGTCTGGGGGCCACCCTGTTCCACGACCCGGCCACGCTGCCGGAGCTGATCACCTCATTCGAGCGCTGAGACGGGGGACGCGCCGTCACCTCTGCCGGGTACGGCCGTCCTCGTCCAGGTAGTCACGCCACGACCGCTTCGGGGTCCAGCCCAGCAGGCGGTGGGCCTTGTCGCACGAGATGCCCGAGGAGTCCGGGCGGGAGATCGGCCGCAGCTCGATCCGGTCGCCGTAGTGCTCCCGCAGCTTGGCGGCGAAGTCGTGCCCGCCCGCGTTGTCGGGCGCGGCGATGTAGAACACTTCGTGACCGGGCAGGTCGGACTCGACGGCCAGGACGATCGCGTCCGCGAGGTCGTACACGTCGGTGTAGCTCCACAGCCCCGCGCCGATCAGGGAGGCGTCGCGGACCTGCGGTCCGATGTTGCGCTCGTAGTTGCCCTCGTGCTGCACCCAGCTCGGCCGCAGCGAGATGCACCTGATGTCGCAGCGGCGCACCGCGGCGTCCATGAGCTGCTCGCCGAAGTGCTTGGACAGCGCGTACGGGTCCTGCGGCCGGGCCGGGTGCTCCTCGTCCACCGGCGCGTAGTCGGGCAGGAAGGGGCGGTCGGCGAAGAAGTAGCCGGGCACGGTCTCGCTGGAGATGTTCACGAAGCGGGGGACGCCGAGGCGCACCGCCGCCTCGAGCACGTTGAACGTGGCCATCAGGTTGTTCTGGAAGACCACGTGCGGCGCGTTGGCGGTGGGGTCGGGGATGGCGGCGGCGTGCACGACCGCGTCGGCCCCCTGGACCACGGCGTACG
This region includes:
- a CDS encoding helix-turn-helix transcriptional regulator, which produces MRDAGSWTGTVRLRPGALVFVGKLGSAHAHTHAAVQLLVVGSGRVIVTDESGGERNVATAAISPGVQHAVRAESAFGAAIYLDPASRGTGVSAQDPMAGWESKAALLLSVPLDEEFPETALTLLTSPPAADPDPSLRRAVDLVDQGTAGPLRLADVAAQVGLSPSRLRHLFSERLGLPFTAYVRWARLRAAMEAVQAGGSLTEAAHLAGFTDSSHLTRVTHAMFGLPPSAAARGLRWE
- a CDS encoding NAD-dependent epimerase/dehydratase family protein — protein: MRVVVTGAHGKVGRAAVKALAEAGHEVTGVDLTRPIWERHEPGEPAYKQAELTDAGQAYAVVQGADAVVHAAAIPDPTANAPHVVFQNNLMATFNVLEAAVRLGVPRFVNISSETVPGYFFADRPFLPDYAPVDEEHPARPQDPYALSKHFGEQLMDAAVRRCDIRCISLRPSWVQHEGNYERNIGPQVRDASLIGAGLWSYTDVYDLADAIVLAVESDLPGHEVFYIAAPDNAGGHDFAAKLREHYGDRIELRPISRPDSSGISCDKAHRLLGWTPKRSWRDYLDEDGRTRQR
- a CDS encoding MFS transporter; translated protein: MTTSPQVAAPSRSRIAAASLIGTAIEFYDFYIYGTAAALVLNTAFFPGMDPVAGNLAAFSTFAVAFLSRPLGSALFGHWGDRVGRKSMLVVSLLVMGLSTVAIGLLPGYAAIGVIAPVLLVLLRFTQGIGLGGEWGGAALLATEHAPPGRRGLYAMFPQLGPSAGFIVANGLFLVLGETLSDAQFGAWGWRLPFVASLLLVIVGLYVRLKISETPVFQAAMDQHRIAKVPIAGLLRHQWRRVLLGAGAMTVAYTLFYTATTYCLAYGTTALKIPKTTMLGLTMAGVVFMAAGTVVSAMVSDRLGRRRTLLAGTGVAVVWGLVMFPLMETRSVFLVGVALAGALGLMGLVFGPMGAYLPELFKTQYRYSGASVAYSLGGVLGGAVPPLVAASLQAGGVGVMGVGAYVSAMALLSLLCLLALPETGDDSL
- a CDS encoding HAD family hydrolase; amino-acid sequence: MAVDLVIFDCDGVLVDSEPISVRVGTAALRRLGWSIDETEYIERFVGCTNDYWEEQVGETPPGWRDQLRAEYTAAVRAELRAIRGIEEALDRLTVPSCVASNGRHTVIRHSLELVGLAGRFDGRVFSAEDVARGKPEPDLFLHAAATLGAEPERCVVVEDSPFGVTAAMRAGMRCLAFAGGLIPPDRLAGLGATLFHDPATLPELITSFER